In one window of Helianthus annuus cultivar XRQ/B chromosome 17, HanXRQr2.0-SUNRISE, whole genome shotgun sequence DNA:
- the LOC110920891 gene encoding clathrin light chain 1 isoform X2 has product MKITLKEGMVNHASCGGDEGFALREWRRLNAIRLAEKENQEKELRTQIMEEGEMYKRAFHEKRLQNTETNKLTNREGEKLYVAKQEKFHKEADKQYWKAIAELVPREVPNIEKRGKKDKDKKPSIEVIQGPKPGKPTDLSRLRQILVKLKQTPPAHMVPPPPPPAKASQDTKDAATPTPTPAETVSAKDDATSGTAVAQPVIAIAAT; this is encoded by the exons atgaaaataacgttaaaagaggggatggttaatcatgcatcatgtggtggcgacGAAGGTTTTGCTCTTCGTGAATGGCGCCG ACTAAACGCAATTCGCTTGGCGGAGAAGGAAAACCAGGAGAAAGAATTACGAACTCAGATTATGGAAGAAGGCGAAATGTACAAACGAGCTTTCCATGAGAAAAGACTTCAGAACACCGAGACTAACAAGCTTACCAATAGAGAAGGAGAAAAG TTATATGTAGCAAAGCAAGAGAAGTTTCACAAAGAAGCCGATAAACAGTACTGGAAAGCAATAGCGGAGCTCGTTCCTCGTGAGGTCCCGAACATCGAGAAACGAGGCAAGAAGGATAAAGACAAGAAACCATCGATCGAAGTCATTCAGGGACCCAAACCCGGAAAACCAACTGATCTCTCGAGGCTGCGACAGATTCTGGTGAAGCTGAAGCAAACACCGCCAGCACACATGGTccctccaccgccaccacccgCCAAGGCTTCCCAAGATACAAAGGATGCAGCAACACCAACACCAACGCCTGCCGAAACTGTATCTGCTAAAGATGATGCCACCAGTGGAACCGCGGTTGCCCAACCTGTCATCGCCATTGCTGCCACTTGA
- the LOC110920891 gene encoding clathrin light chain 1 isoform X1 produces the protein MSFEDPYTVDASSDPFGFADPDPNTYSLPISNGNGTHAYNIGDDTDGIFTSDGPLLPPPTEMKRDEGFALREWRRLNAIRLAEKENQEKELRTQIMEEGEMYKRAFHEKRLQNTETNKLTNREGEKLYVAKQEKFHKEADKQYWKAIAELVPREVPNIEKRGKKDKDKKPSIEVIQGPKPGKPTDLSRLRQILVKLKQTPPAHMVPPPPPPAKASQDTKDAATPTPTPAETVSAKDDATSGTAVAQPVIAIAAT, from the exons ATGTCATTCGAAGATCCATACACCGTAGACGCATCATCAGATCCGTTCGGATTCGCTGATCCCGACCCCAACACTTACTCTCTTCCGATCTCCAACGGTAATGGCACTCACGCCTACAATATCGGAGACGATACTGACGGAATCTTCACCTCCGACGGTCCACTGCTTCCGCCTCCGACTGAAATGAAACGCGACGAAGGTTTCGCTCTTCGTGAATGGCGCCG ACTAAACGCAATTCGCTTGGCGGAGAAGGAAAACCAGGAGAAAGAATTACGAACTCAGATTATGGAAGAAGGCGAAATGTACAAACGAGCTTTCCATGAGAAAAGACTTCAGAACACCGAGACTAACAAGCTTACCAATAGAGAAGGAGAAAAG TTATATGTAGCAAAGCAAGAGAAGTTTCACAAAGAAGCCGATAAACAGTACTGGAAAGCAATAGCGGAGCTCGTTCCTCGTGAGGTCCCGAACATCGAGAAACGAGGCAAGAAGGATAAAGACAAGAAACCATCGATCGAAGTCATTCAGGGACCCAAACCCGGAAAACCAACTGATCTCTCGAGGCTGCGACAGATTCTGGTGAAGCTGAAGCAAACACCGCCAGCACACATGGTccctccaccgccaccacccgCCAAGGCTTCCCAAGATACAAAGGATGCAGCAACACCAACACCAACGCCTGCCGAAACTGTATCTGCTAAAGATGATGCCACCAGTGGAACCGCGGTTGCCCAACCTGTCATCGCCATTGCTGCCACTTGA